The nucleotide window ttgattcttttatttatttaaattgtgCATGATAAtgtatagaaaaaattataatatcgTTAATATAATTGTAAAGAACTTGTATTGTTTATAACAAATATGATCTAGTAACTTGAAATATAAAGTAAGATAATTTGATGTAACATAATTCTCCTAAAATATACttaaatatataacttaaaccaTTAAGAATCACTTTTAAATGAANGAACCGGACCGGAATTACCGGGATGGAGGCTCAGTTccgtcccgtcccactatatgCCGGGATAGAACCGGAACGGAACGGGATAAACGGGACGGCacatatagctatttcaaaaaataattattttttttgagtaattttgaattacgaaaattcgaatgttttttttatttttctaagttatattagtttatagtatttaagttttaaaatttataataattttacttaagtttattttaaagattttttttttttttttacgtatataagtttgtaagttaagtttaataaagttttttttttagtttttgagcttatgtagttatgttataagttttaaagatttgaatcttttgaagtttataagttattaagttaaataacttaagtttgtaatttttaaaaaattaaataaacaaaaaagaaatgctaataaaagtaaataatgaaaaaaatattattttttattttaattaaaaatgatttaccgggaccggaccggaacggaacCGGAATGAACCGGGATGAACCAGTACCGGTAAACCGGTACCAAATCATGGTACCGTTCCGTTCCGTGTACCGGTTCAATGTATCCCATCCCGTCCCGAATACTACCGAACCAGAACGGACCGGAATGGTACCGGTACAACCCGTTCCGATGCCCAGCCTTAAATTTGTTTATAACAAATATGATCTAATAGCTTGAAATATAAAGTAAGATAATTTGATGTAACATAATTCTCCTAAAATATACttaaatatataacttaaaccaTTAAGAATCACTTTTAAATGAACATGAAGGGGATGGTTGTTGAACAAGTAGATGATAAGATGCACAAGCTAACGAATTAAATAGACTAATGTCAATAGATAAAACAAATGTCCTCATCTTTGATTGATATCTATTACACTCTGTTGACCTAATTACAATTCtcaagaaatatttaaaaacaaaccaggcataatatataattatgttcTTTAATTTGGTTTCTGACATTTATGTTGTTTAATTTTGGGTGTTCATAACTAGACATTGAAATAAGTAGATACGTGCATcatacatgacataatacatttAGAACGCCTGTGGGATGTCATGTATGAAGGAAATCGCCATGTAGGATGTCAAGTGTGACatatgtgtctacttgtttaacTCTATGCTACAACAATAAAATACCCAGTGAAATTCCACAAAATGTGGTCTGGGATGGTAGAGTGTACGCATACCTTACCACTCACTCGAGGAGGTAGAGAAACTATGTTTTGAAAgaccccctcccccccccctcccccaactTTACTTGTTCAACTctatatacaagtttaaatgtctactaGAACACATTCAAATTTGAAGGACATATATATCAGGTCAAGATAAAGGACATACTTAcgtattataaaaaaaaaatgatgataaTAGATGGAAAACAACACAATTTCTCTCAACTTGTTCTCTATCTTATTGATGTATACTTCACTCTGTTGACCTAATTACAATTCTCAAGAAATACATATGATGATAAAAGAATCAAAAGAtagaaaaacaactcaatttTTCTCAACTCTTTACTTCAATGTTCCTAACACTCACACTACACACAAAAacactaaaacaacaaaaaaattgaactctTTCAAATACACAGTAAGTATATAAACTCACAAAAACAACTACAGTATAACCAATGTCCACactacaacaacatattcagtataatcccatgaaataaaatcaatagagTATATGCAAACCTTAcgaaatacaaaaaaaacttgACAAAATCTTCACTTTGTGATCAAAGATGAGTCCTTTTTCTCATCACCATCACCACCATACTTTGGAATCCACCAAACTCTTAAACTCTTATCAAGACTCCCACTATACAACATAAACCCACCCCCAACACTTCCTGTTGAAGCTTGTAAACACTTAACAGGTCCTTCATGTCCTTTAATAACACCAAATTTAAACAACCCTCCATTAATCTCTCTTTTCCATATACAAATACTCTTATCAGCTGATCCACTACACAAAAATTCACCCATCATCAAACACATACACAAAACAGCCATTTCATGTGCTTTCACTTCACATATCAGTTTCCAACTATCAAGATTTTTGTTACCCACCCACCCCATTACATACCCATCTGACCCTCCACCATATACAAAAACCCCATCTTCAGAAACCACAACAGAGTTCAAAGAAACATCTTTATGACCTTCCAAAATACCCTTAAGTGAATGTGTACCAGAACTATTTTTCCAAGCTTTAATCTTTCCATCAGCAGAAGCTGAATAAACAACCCCATTTTTACCAGCGACTAACCCATTTATCGCGTCGTCGTGTGCTTTTATTGACTCCAAACACTTCAGATCAGAAATTCTCCACACTTTCAAGCTTTTATCCCAAGAACCTGAGTAAATGTAGCCGTTAGAAACAGTTAAACAAGAAATGCTGTCAGCATGTTCAATCCAGAGTTTCTTATGATGTCTTCTTGTCTGAACATAATTGCTCTGTTTCATGAATTTTCCAAGATAATCTTTTGTTGTGGGCAATGTATCGATTAATCTGAAAACATTTTCTGATCTTCTCGAAACTTTCCATACACGAATCCTGGAATCTTGATGTGCTGTGAAAACTTTGTTGCCAATAGTGACAAGTGCTTTAACAGAGCCATCCCCTGTTCCAAATTTCGTAAATTGGTGTAGATCAGGCTGTTGCCAGACGATTATATCTTTACCTTGAGAAGCACTGAGGATGAATTCCCCGCAAAGGGCTAAACAAGAAACTGTTCCAACATGGCCTGAAAGAACAGCTAAGGATTTGTAAGAGTGAAAACAAGAAATGGGGGTTCttgaaatcttcaattgaaGATCTAATAATTGAAAATCTTGAAATCTTTGCGAAGTTTCTGGGCTTTCCTCTGATTCACTGCTGCTGGAGGTGGTGCTTATTATGCTGTTTGATGATTCGGATAACAATGGAGTTGTGTAGGCTGGTGATGCCATTGATGAAAGTGGAAAGCTTTTTTGCTTTGATTGAagcatgagttttttttttttttttttgtatatgaaaCAGAGAgagagatgaagaagaagaagatggtgaAAGAGGAATAGTAAAAAGATGGAGCTTTTAAtgagattttataaagagaGACGTTATAGatatagaaagaaaatattagtATATCAGAGAGACGTTATGATTTTTGTGGGAATTATAAGGAAACCaatagttgaattttttttctcggTGTCCTAATTTATACGAcattattaaaatttgaagataCAAACTTTTAAAGCGTGATTGTGAATTTAGATCTAAGAACTTTaagttttttgaaataaaattatataaaaggtACTATATACATGACAATATGGAGTACTACTTAAAATGTTTTAAAGGCAGACATATGAAGAAATttcgataaaaaataaaataattgactcTAGAAATTAGAAATATGAAATAGTGAAATTGTTAAAACTGAAAAACTCATGTTTCTATAATGATAGATGAGAAATTATGATGATTTGGCACACTGGTCTAATTGTAATTCTTAAAGagtaattcataattttttatttggtaatCAATGATATCTAATTAAGTTTCTCATTTTACCTTATATAATATactctcataaacataaaaaaaaattaaagactgCATATATTAAGAGTACTTTTTATTGCGTAAAAGGATTGTTTCTCTCTTTATTAAACTCCATAATAATCTTAACTTCCTCATATAATATATGCTTAAAATATAGTTTATCACCAATTAAACACCCTAATATAGAAAATCTTTACCCACCAAATGTTTCTGGAGTGTGTTTAAATACATATACCACTTTATCTATGCAGACAATGTGTATTTTTACCAACAAAATAAAGTGCGTAAAGagttaaaaatgtattttatttgaTCGGTCCAAATTTGGTGATAagtgcatatatttttttatattgagttaTGACACATGTCATGCTTTAATAGATACATGTGATATAATTTTCAAGAAGAAGTGGTTAAGCAAGGAAGAAGTGTATATTAGACACAATAATGACTAAAAGAAAGGAATAATGTAAAATAGGTGTGTTCATCCGTCGGTTCGAtttgattttatgtattatcggttcgatttatcaatttttatttttaaatacgctaaatcaataaatatttttatcgaTTTTGGTCCTTAACGGTTCGATTTttatttaaccaataagaaaatgcttagaaaataaatatatgatt belongs to Solanum stenotomum isolate F172 chromosome 1, ASM1918654v1, whole genome shotgun sequence and includes:
- the LOC125876157 gene encoding protein JINGUBANG, which encodes MLQSKQKSFPLSSMASPAYTTPLLSESSNSIISTTSSSSESEESPETSQRFQDFQLLDLQLKISRTPISCFHSYKSLAVLSGHVGTVSCLALCGEFILSASQGKDIIVWQQPDLHQFTKFGTGDGSVKALVTIGNKVFTAHQDSRIRVWKVSRRSENVFRLIDTLPTTKDYLGKFMKQSNYVQTRRHHKKLWIEHADSISCLTVSNGYIYSGSWDKSLKVWRISDLKCLESIKAHDDAINGLVAGKNGVVYSASADGKIKAWKNSSGTHSLKGILEGHKDVSLNSVVVSEDGVFVYGGGSDGYVMGWVGNKNLDSWKLICEVKAHEMAVLCMCLMMGEFLCSGSADKSICIWKREINGGLFKFGVIKGHEGPVKCLQASTGSVGGGFMLYSGSLDKSLRVWWIPKYGGDGDEKKDSSLITK